One window from the genome of Fulvivirga lutea encodes:
- the cdd gene encoding cytidine deaminase has product MKSYMTTSTDNFKVYRNFAELEGEFQILIKKAEEALKTSYSPYSGFTVGAALELTDGSFILGANQENASYPAGLCAERVALFQKGAVAPNQKIKALAVVAKRREEKNYRSAGPCGMCRQVMLEFEQAQAQDMKVLFKGDGETWILSHSSSALLPFSFGKDNL; this is encoded by the coding sequence ATGAAGTCATACATGACCACTTCAACAGATAACTTTAAAGTTTACAGGAACTTCGCTGAACTGGAAGGTGAGTTTCAGATTCTGATAAAGAAGGCCGAAGAGGCATTAAAAACCAGTTACTCGCCTTATTCTGGTTTTACTGTAGGTGCTGCACTGGAGTTAACAGACGGCAGTTTTATTTTAGGTGCCAATCAGGAGAATGCTTCATACCCTGCAGGATTGTGCGCAGAACGTGTAGCTCTATTTCAAAAAGGTGCGGTTGCTCCGAATCAAAAAATAAAAGCCTTAGCTGTTGTTGCAAAAAGAAGGGAAGAAAAAAATTACAGATCGGCCGGACCATGTGGTATGTGCCGCCAGGTTATGTTGGAATTTGAGCAAGCTCAGGCTCAAGACATGAAAGTATTATTTAAAGGAGATGGCGAAACTTGGATATTATCACATTCTTCATCAGCACTCCTTCCCTTTTCTTTTGGAAAGGATAATCTATGA
- a CDS encoding saccharopine dehydrogenase family protein produces MKLILVLGAGRSATSLIDYLIKQCSANDWKLRVGDYSLDLAKNKCNGSEVAEAFQFDINDHDQCVSEVEKADIVISMLPANYHPLVAKVCVEKGVHMLTASYVSNDMKALDEEAKKKGVFLLNECGLDPGIDHMSAMQVIDKIRGAGHKLTAFESFTGGLLAPGTDDDNPWEYKFTWNPRNVVLAGQGIVKFIQEDKFKYIPYQKLFRRTEQVHIPGYGYFEGYANRDSLKYLDVYGLRGISTIYRGTFRRPGFCRTWDIFVQLGATDDSYEMEGVSEMTHREFLNSFLSYNPHDSVELKLAHYMGLDLEGPEMHRMKWVGMFDKEPVGLDKGTPAQILEHILKKKWSLEPEDLDMIVMWHKFEYLEGDKKREIHSTLVAIGDDSVQTAMAKTVGLPVAIAAKMVLKGEIKETGVHIPIKKEIYDPILKELDELGFEMSEKQVL; encoded by the coding sequence ATGAAGTTAATATTAGTCCTGGGGGCAGGCAGATCGGCCACATCATTAATTGATTACCTTATTAAGCAATGTTCAGCTAATGATTGGAAATTAAGAGTTGGAGACTATTCTTTGGATTTGGCAAAGAACAAATGCAATGGAAGTGAAGTTGCTGAAGCTTTTCAGTTTGATATTAACGACCACGATCAATGTGTTAGTGAAGTAGAAAAGGCTGATATTGTAATTTCGATGCTTCCGGCAAATTACCATCCATTGGTGGCCAAGGTATGTGTTGAAAAAGGGGTACATATGCTTACTGCCTCTTATGTTTCCAATGATATGAAAGCGTTGGATGAAGAGGCCAAAAAGAAAGGTGTTTTCTTGTTAAATGAGTGTGGTTTAGATCCTGGAATTGATCACATGTCTGCGATGCAGGTGATAGACAAAATAAGAGGGGCTGGGCATAAGCTAACTGCTTTTGAATCTTTTACTGGAGGATTATTAGCTCCGGGAACTGATGATGACAACCCGTGGGAATACAAATTTACCTGGAATCCTCGAAATGTAGTTTTGGCAGGTCAGGGTATAGTTAAGTTTATTCAGGAGGATAAATTCAAATATATACCTTATCAAAAACTGTTTAGGAGAACTGAACAAGTGCATATTCCTGGCTATGGATATTTCGAAGGTTATGCGAATAGAGATTCACTAAAGTATTTAGATGTTTATGGGTTGAGAGGAATTTCAACCATTTATAGAGGTACGTTTAGACGGCCAGGCTTCTGCAGAACCTGGGATATTTTTGTTCAGCTCGGAGCCACCGATGATAGCTATGAAATGGAAGGTGTGAGTGAAATGACTCACAGGGAGTTTTTAAACTCATTTTTATCGTATAATCCGCATGACTCTGTGGAATTAAAACTGGCGCATTACATGGGCCTTGATCTGGAAGGACCTGAGATGCACCGAATGAAGTGGGTAGGTATGTTCGATAAAGAGCCAGTTGGCCTTGATAAAGGAACGCCTGCTCAAATATTAGAGCATATTTTAAAGAAGAAATGGTCATTAGAACCAGAAGATCTTGACATGATTGTAATGTGGCATAAGTTTGAATATTTGGAAGGCGATAAAAAGAGGGAAATACACAGTACTTTGGTTGCCATCGGAGATGATTCAGTACAAACAGCCATGGCTAAAACAGTGGGCTTGCCTGTTGCTATAGCTGCTAAAATGGTTTTAAAAGGAGAAATCAAAGAGACAGGGGTTCATATTCCAATCAAAAAGGAAATTTATGACCCTATATTAAAGGAGTTGGATGAACTTGGCTTCGAAATGAGTGAAAAGCAGGTACTATAA